Proteins from a genomic interval of Leptospira bandrabouensis:
- the pnp gene encoding polyribonucleotide nucleotidyltransferase, translated as MATEFTGSWGRDSITIETGKWAKQAHGSVVYKTGNLVLLATVCAADEPKEGQDFFPLTCEYTEKAYSVGRFPGGYFKREAKPAEHEVLLSRILDRPIRPMFPEGYFSEVQLLVQVLSADKQVSVQGHAINAASAALSVSSIPFAGPIAGARIGRIGGEFILNPTNEEITKSDLDLVVAGTKDAIVMIEGEANEISKEDMMAALRFAQEQLKVAVAMQEELAKKNGTVKKEVVLKAPDKELHAKIREFAFDRLTAANKNADKAKRNDDIKAINKETVEHFKTLLAPEDKSKDIKHFLHELEYEVVRELVLGEGIRFDGRKTNEIRQISCEIDVLPGPHGSAVFTRGQTQSLGVMTLGTTSDNQRYETLEGSKEKNFMLHYNFPAFSVGEVRRNSGPGRREIGHGNLAERAIKKVLPSQTDFPYVIRLVSEILESNGSSSMASVCSGTLALMAGGVPISGPVSGIAMGLFSDEKGRFAVLSDIAGIEDHFGDMDFKLAGTKKGITAFQMDLKVNGLGLEVLQKAIEQAEVGRDHILGEMNKAISSVKGNLSLNAPRITQKQIPKDRIGELIGPGGKMIRAIIEQSGSEISVDDTGKVTIASPSEESKAKAIAMIDGIFEEIEVGKIYDGVIKRIADFGAFVEILPGKEGLCHISKLDVKRVQSVRDIVSEGDKIQVKVISVDKMGKIDLSRKDVLLDN; from the coding sequence ATGGCTACAGAGTTCACTGGTTCTTGGGGTAGAGACTCTATCACCATTGAGACCGGCAAGTGGGCAAAACAAGCTCACGGGTCGGTTGTATACAAAACCGGAAATTTGGTCCTGCTTGCCACTGTTTGTGCAGCTGACGAACCAAAAGAAGGACAAGATTTTTTCCCACTCACTTGCGAATACACGGAGAAAGCTTACTCGGTAGGTCGTTTTCCAGGCGGTTACTTCAAACGTGAAGCAAAACCGGCAGAACACGAAGTTCTCCTTTCTAGAATTTTAGATCGTCCCATTCGCCCTATGTTCCCTGAAGGTTACTTCTCGGAAGTTCAACTTCTCGTACAAGTATTATCAGCAGACAAACAAGTTTCTGTCCAAGGTCATGCGATTAACGCAGCTTCGGCGGCACTTTCTGTATCATCGATTCCTTTTGCGGGTCCCATTGCCGGTGCTCGTATCGGTCGAATTGGTGGTGAGTTTATCTTAAACCCAACGAACGAAGAAATTACAAAATCCGATTTGGATTTGGTTGTTGCGGGAACTAAAGATGCCATCGTCATGATCGAAGGGGAAGCAAACGAAATCTCCAAAGAAGATATGATGGCAGCCCTTCGTTTTGCACAAGAACAGTTGAAAGTGGCTGTGGCAATGCAAGAAGAGTTGGCTAAGAAAAATGGAACTGTCAAAAAGGAAGTTGTTTTAAAAGCTCCTGATAAAGAACTCCATGCAAAAATTCGTGAGTTCGCGTTTGATCGTTTGACTGCTGCTAACAAAAATGCAGACAAAGCAAAACGTAACGATGACATCAAAGCCATTAACAAGGAAACAGTAGAACATTTTAAAACTCTACTCGCTCCAGAAGATAAATCAAAAGATATCAAACATTTTTTACATGAATTAGAATATGAAGTAGTCCGCGAACTTGTGCTAGGCGAAGGAATTCGTTTTGACGGTCGTAAAACCAACGAAATACGTCAAATTTCTTGTGAGATCGATGTGCTTCCTGGACCTCATGGTTCGGCAGTTTTTACCAGAGGACAAACACAATCACTTGGGGTCATGACACTCGGAACCACTTCCGACAACCAAAGATACGAAACTTTGGAAGGTTCTAAAGAGAAGAACTTTATGTTGCATTACAATTTCCCAGCTTTCTCTGTGGGAGAGGTGCGACGTAACTCAGGTCCTGGCCGACGTGAAATTGGACATGGAAACCTAGCAGAACGTGCGATCAAAAAAGTCCTTCCTTCTCAGACCGATTTCCCTTATGTCATTCGACTAGTTTCTGAAATTTTAGAATCCAATGGATCTTCCTCAATGGCATCCGTATGTTCGGGAACCTTAGCCCTAATGGCTGGGGGAGTTCCGATTTCTGGTCCTGTGTCTGGAATTGCCATGGGTCTTTTCAGTGATGAAAAAGGTCGTTTTGCAGTTCTTTCCGATATCGCCGGTATCGAAGATCATTTTGGAGATATGGATTTCAAACTCGCAGGAACCAAAAAAGGGATCACTGCTTTCCAAATGGATCTAAAAGTCAACGGACTTGGTTTGGAAGTTTTACAAAAAGCCATCGAACAAGCAGAAGTAGGTCGTGACCATATCCTAGGGGAGATGAACAAAGCCATTTCTTCTGTGAAAGGTAATTTGAGCCTCAATGCACCACGCATCACTCAAAAACAAATTCCAAAAGATCGAATTGGTGAACTCATTGGCCCAGGTGGTAAAATGATCCGTGCGATCATCGAACAATCTGGATCAGAAATTTCTGTGGATGACACAGGTAAAGTGACCATTGCTTCACCAAGTGAAGAGTCTAAAGCAAAAGCCATCGCCATGATCGATGGGATTTTTGAAGAAATCGAAGTAGGAAAAATCTACGATGGCGTCATCAAACGAATTGCTGATTTTGGTGCCTTCGTGGAAATTCTTCCTGGTAAAGAAGGTCTCTGTCATATCTCTAAATTGGATGTGAAACGAGTGCAATCGGTTCGTGATATTGTTTCCGAAGGGGACAAAATCCAGGTAAAGGTAATTTCCGTTGATAAAATGGGAAAAATCGATCTTTCTCGTAAGGATGTTCTTTTAGACAACTAA
- the rpsO gene encoding 30S ribosomal protein S15: MITKEQKQQIIATFGSKPNDTGSAEVQIALLDSRIKDLTEHFKANKKDFHSRRGLIAMVNQRKSLLEYLKKSNVESYKKLIEKLGLRK; this comes from the coding sequence ATGATCACAAAAGAACAAAAACAGCAGATCATTGCTACATTCGGTAGCAAACCAAACGACACAGGTTCTGCAGAAGTACAAATCGCTCTTCTCGACTCTCGAATCAAAGACCTTACTGAGCATTTCAAAGCGAACAAGAAGGACTTCCACTCTCGCCGCGGTCTAATCGCAATGGTGAACCAGAGAAAGAGTTTGTTGGAATATTTGAAAAAATCCAACGTAGAAAGTTATAAAAAGCTGATTGAAAAACTCGGCCTTAGGAAGTAA